Proteins encoded in a region of the Planococcus citri chromosome 1, ihPlaCitr1.1, whole genome shotgun sequence genome:
- the LOC135844886 gene encoding cytochrome P450 4g1-like, translating into MLMLAINQDIQQKVYQEIEELFKDNDTLAADHLFNDLKYMEQCIKETSRVFSHAVITTRRTHKECTLKDNMVIPANTFVVPLLFLANQDPDLYENPQKWDPENFNEQAVLNRPKNSFMSFGYGPRSCIGIRYAMLSIKTQMVYILRDYHLSTNIKELTKEHLKTDLFVRSTIGFPIKFTKRKGLNLVDF; encoded by the exons ATGCTGATGTTGGCCATTAATCAGGATATTCAG CAAAAAGTTTACCAAGAAATCGAAGAGTTATTTAAAGACAACGACACTCTCGCCGCAGATCATTTGTTCAACGATTTGAAATATATGGAGCAATGTATCAAGGAAACATCTAGAGTATTTTCTCATGCCGTAATCACCACCAGACGTACTCATAAAGAATGCACACTGAAAG ATAACATGGTCATACCAGCCAACACGTTCGTCGTACCACTTCTGTTCTTAGCCAATCAAGACCCTGATTTGTatgaaaatcctcaaaaatggGATCcggaaaatttcaacgaacaaGCGGTCCTAAATCGTCCAAAAAACAGCTTCATGAGCTTCGGATACGGGCCCCGATCTTGTATAG GAATTAGATACGCTATGCTTTCGATTAAAACGCAAATGGTGTACATCTTACGAGATTATCATTTGTCAACCAATATCAAAGAATTGACGAAAGAGCATTTGAAAACAGATCTGTTCGTAAGGAGTACAATCGGGTTTCCTATAAAATTTACGAAGAGAAAGGGTCTAAATCTTGTAGATTTCTAA
- the LOC135844861 gene encoding cytochrome P450 4C1-like, with the protein MLLILLASLVFVLFLMKLIDKFKNQRFYTLLKKFPSYPTYPLIGNLNMLTGSLNDLLGNFEKIMQTHDRVFFWLGPFPVLFLKKYDDIATVLTQTQHRDMLGFGEQWIGTGILNANYDDWKISRRVLVPAFSTEMLSKYVTIFKKNSSALVDRFETSADSGEIINIWEDVIKANVDSIVEITMGVAMQGTEEKGKEFSDALIEAAQSVTKQAITPWLQPRLIYNAYLKLTGKSKFIHQFHALPTKILQDKLNEIKNQENASENVQSSKAIIDQLIKGGLLESSFTEIRMRDELTHIILTAIETTGLNLCFSLLMLAIHQDIQQKVYQEIEDLFTDNDTLAADHLFNDLKYMEQCIKETSRVFSHAIVTTRRTHKECMLKDDMVIPANTFVVPLLFLANQDPDLYENPRKWDPENFNEQAVQNRPKNSFMSFGYGPRSCIGIRYAILSIKTQMVYILREYHLSTNIKELTKEHLKADLFVRSTIGFPIKFTKRKSQNHEDS; encoded by the exons ATGTTGCTAATACTACTCGCGAGTTTAgttttcgtattatttttaatgaaattaatcgataaatttaaaaatcaaaggttTTATACTTTATTGAAGAAATTTCCATCGTATCCGACGTATCCGTTGATTGGAAACTTGAACATGTTGACCGGTTCTCTTAATG ATTTACtgggaaatttcgagaaaataatGCAAACGCATGATCGCGTCTTTTTTTGGTTAGGTCCGTTCcctgttctatttttgaaaaagtacgacGATATTGCG ACTGTATTAACTCAGACTCAACACCGCGATATGCTTGGGTTTGGAGAACAATGGATAGGAACTGGAATATTAAATGCTAATT ACGATGATTGGAAAATATCGAGGAGAGTTTTAGTACCTGCTTTCAGTACAGAAATGCTTTCAAAATACGTAactatcttcaaaaaaaattcatcagctTTAGTAGACAGATTTGAAACATCAGCAGATTCCGGTGAAATTATAAATATTTGGGAAGACGTGATAAAGGCAAATGTTGACAGTATCGTAG aaatcACAATGGGCGTAGCAATGCAAGGAACGGAGGAAAAAGGAAAAGAATTCAGTGACGCGTTGATAGA GGCAGCTCAAAGTGTAACAAAACAAGCGATAACACCTTGGTTACAGCCACGTTTGATATACAACGCATATCTAAAATTGACTGGAAAATCCAAGTTTATTCATCAGTTCCACGCTTTGCCTACTAAG ATATTACAAGATAAActcaatgaaatcaaaaaccaagAAAATGCATCAGAAAATG TTCAGTCATCTAAAGCAATAATCGACCAACTTATCAAAGGAGGCTTATTGGAATCGTCGTTCACAGAAATTCGAATGAGAGATGAATTAACACACATTATTTTAACA GCAATCGAAACTACAGGACTGAATCTTTGTTTCTCGTTGCTCATGTTGGCCATTCATCAGGATATTCAG CAAAAAGTTTACCAAGAAATCGAAGATCTATTTACAGATAACGACACTCTCGCCGCAGATCATTTATTCAACGATTTGAAATACATGGAGCAATGCATCAAGGAAACATCTAGAGTATTTTCTCATGCCATAGTCACCACCAGACGTACTCATAAAGAATGCATGTTGAAAG ATGATATGGTCATACCAGCCAATACGTTCGTCGTACCACTTCTATTCTTAGCCAATCAAGACCCCGATTTGTATGAAAATCCACGAAAATGGGATCcggaaaatttcaacgaacaaGCGGTGCAAAATCGACCCAAAAACAGCTTCATGAGCTTTGGATACGGTCCTCGATCTTGTATAG GAATTAGATACGCTATCCTATCGATTAAAACGCAAATGGTGTACATCTTACGAGAGTATCATTTGTCAACCAATATTAAAGAATTGACGAAAGAGCATTTGAAAGCAGATCTGTTTGTCAGGAGTACAATCGGTTTTCCAATCAAATTCACGAAAAGAAAGAGTCAGAATCATGAAGATTCCTAA